A stretch of the Thiomicrorhabdus xiamenensis genome encodes the following:
- a CDS encoding sodium/proline symporter, which produces MVEIAFISFLTLFFFIGASSYFASEGTTEDYLVAGKNVSAPLIGLSAVATNNSGFMFTGMIGATYSMGLSSIWLMIGWILGDFLIQNTAVRRIRDIGASEQVHSFGGLLVHWLSTDKQNTCSETARHRLRQFVGLITLLFLTVYAAAQLKAGTKATEVLLDWDSDSGILIAAVIIFVYSLVGGLRASIWTDVAQSIVMLVGMGLMVMFGWVSLSETGGFVSALQQVSDQYLNLFPEYSTLFGAGLFVLGWVFGGMGVIGQPHVVIRFVTLSEQSSVRQMQMYYYFWFTLFYGLTIVAGLMSRVLVPEISEFDAELALPSLAQTLMPQIFVGLILAALFAATMSTVDSLIFACSASLNRDFSTQPNRRLWLNKLATFVILAIAVMIALSNNQTVFSLVLDTWGMLGSAFGPLIIWLALRRKVTVAAAFMAIIGAMLTFALFVVNGWWSDVYALTFGFISGIIILALHESAARQKET; this is translated from the coding sequence ATGGTAGAAATTGCATTTATCAGTTTTTTAACACTTTTCTTTTTTATTGGCGCGTCGAGTTATTTTGCCAGTGAAGGTACCACTGAAGATTATCTGGTCGCCGGAAAAAATGTTTCCGCCCCGTTGATCGGTTTGTCCGCTGTGGCCACGAATAACAGCGGCTTTATGTTTACCGGTATGATCGGTGCGACCTACAGTATGGGGTTGTCCTCGATCTGGCTAATGATTGGCTGGATACTGGGGGATTTTCTGATTCAGAACACTGCTGTCCGGCGGATTCGTGATATTGGTGCGAGCGAGCAGGTGCATTCATTCGGCGGTCTTCTGGTTCATTGGCTCTCTACGGATAAGCAAAACACCTGTTCCGAAACCGCCCGACACCGCCTACGCCAGTTTGTCGGTTTGATTACCTTATTGTTTTTGACGGTCTATGCCGCGGCTCAACTGAAGGCCGGAACCAAGGCCACGGAAGTGCTTCTGGATTGGGACAGCGATAGCGGCATTCTGATCGCTGCGGTCATTATCTTTGTCTACAGCCTGGTAGGTGGCCTGCGGGCCTCAATCTGGACCGATGTTGCCCAGTCAATCGTGATGCTGGTCGGCATGGGGTTGATGGTTATGTTTGGCTGGGTTTCGTTGAGTGAAACCGGGGGTTTTGTCAGCGCTCTGCAACAGGTTTCCGACCAGTATCTGAACTTGTTTCCGGAGTATAGCACGCTCTTCGGAGCGGGTTTATTCGTTCTTGGATGGGTGTTCGGCGGCATGGGGGTTATCGGCCAGCCGCATGTGGTCATCCGTTTCGTAACGCTTTCTGAGCAAAGCAGTGTCAGGCAGATGCAGATGTACTACTATTTCTGGTTTACCCTGTTTTACGGTTTGACCATTGTTGCCGGATTGATGAGCCGGGTTCTGGTTCCGGAGATCAGCGAGTTTGATGCCGAATTGGCCTTGCCGAGTTTGGCGCAAACCTTAATGCCGCAAATTTTTGTCGGTTTGATTCTCGCGGCGTTGTTTGCCGCTACCATGTCGACGGTCGATTCGTTGATTTTTGCCTGCTCGGCGTCATTGAACCGGGATTTCAGTACTCAGCCGAATCGCCGTCTATGGCTTAATAAGTTGGCCACATTTGTGATTTTGGCGATTGCCGTTATGATTGCGCTGTCCAATAATCAGACCGTGTTCAGTCTGGTGCTGGATACCTGGGGTATGTTGGGCAGTGCCTTTGGGCCGTTAATTATTTGGTTGGCGCTTCGCAGAAAGGTGACGGTTGCCGCTGCCTTTATGGCGATTATCGGTGCCATGCTGACTTTTGCACTGTTCGTTGTTAATGGCTGGTGGAGTGATGTTTATGCACTCACGTTCGGTTTTATCAGTGGCATCATAATTCTGGCGCTGCATGAGAGCGCAGCGCGTCAGAAAGAGACCTGA